In Rhizobium sp. WSM4643, the following are encoded in one genomic region:
- a CDS encoding DUF6074 family protein, producing the protein MATEMTRRPAGDNEGRIIAFPAGTGTANVERCARELGRRHGADAIEFWKAECRRIADQLLAAGMPESDVGQRVLQFQQDVQSELVFSHQNGPLPKSQNR; encoded by the coding sequence ATGGCTACTGAAATGACCCGCCGGCCTGCCGGCGACAATGAAGGCAGGATTATTGCCTTCCCCGCTGGAACCGGAACTGCCAATGTCGAGCGTTGCGCTCGCGAACTCGGCCGGCGGCATGGCGCAGATGCGATAGAATTCTGGAAGGCCGAATGCCGCAGGATTGCCGATCAGCTTTTGGCGGCAGGTATGCCGGAGAGCGATGTCGGTCAGCGGGTGCTGCAGTTTCAGCAAGACGTCCAGAGCGAACTCGTCTTCAGCCATCAAAACGGACCATTGCCCAAGTCTCAAAACCGATAG
- a CDS encoding extracellular catalytic domain type 1 short-chain-length polyhydroxyalkanoate depolymerase produces MRSMSDTLARLAALRGMLRTRPTQDNTDLVSLETFGSNPGALGGYTYLPSQHGKNMALVVVLHGCTQTAAGYDIGSGWSRLAEDYGFALLFPEQRRANNPNLCFNWFNPEDISRDHGEVFSIRQMIAKVVAEHSIDGRRVFVTGLSAGGAMAAAMLATYPEVFAGGAIIAGLPYASAATIPEAFDRMRGQGGPTSKELQQRLRNASEHNGPWPTLSIWQGSADRTVVPSNANTMVEQWTHVHGVDAFPARVEEIGQHQRKVWTDADGVEVIELYTIAGMGHGTPLDVGTGYGASGPFMLDVGISSTVEIARSWGLVPSFEKRRNAKVSAAQPESAADPYGTGSDRGGIQKIIEDALRSAGLLR; encoded by the coding sequence ATGAGATCCATGTCAGACACGCTTGCACGCCTTGCTGCGCTGCGAGGAATGCTTCGCACCCGCCCCACGCAGGACAACACCGACCTCGTCTCCCTGGAAACGTTCGGTTCTAATCCCGGGGCTTTGGGAGGCTATACGTATCTGCCGTCACAGCACGGGAAGAACATGGCCCTGGTCGTCGTCCTGCATGGCTGCACCCAGACTGCCGCCGGCTATGATATCGGGTCCGGCTGGTCGCGATTGGCCGAGGACTACGGCTTCGCACTGCTGTTTCCCGAGCAACGGCGGGCAAACAATCCAAACCTCTGCTTCAATTGGTTTAACCCGGAGGACATAAGCCGGGATCACGGCGAGGTCTTTTCCATTCGTCAGATGATTGCGAAGGTGGTTGCGGAACACAGCATCGACGGCAGGCGCGTGTTCGTGACCGGACTTTCGGCTGGCGGTGCGATGGCCGCCGCCATGCTCGCCACCTATCCCGAGGTCTTTGCCGGCGGCGCAATCATCGCAGGCCTGCCATATGCCAGTGCCGCAACCATTCCCGAGGCGTTCGACCGAATGCGCGGCCAGGGCGGTCCGACCAGCAAAGAGCTTCAACAGCGGTTGAGAAATGCTTCAGAGCACAACGGACCGTGGCCGACATTATCGATCTGGCAGGGAAGCGCAGACAGAACCGTCGTGCCGTCCAACGCAAATACGATGGTCGAGCAATGGACACATGTCCACGGCGTCGACGCATTCCCGGCGCGTGTCGAAGAGATCGGACAGCATCAGCGAAAGGTCTGGACCGACGCTGACGGCGTCGAGGTGATCGAGCTCTATACGATTGCCGGGATGGGTCATGGCACGCCGCTTGATGTCGGCACCGGCTATGGGGCAAGCGGTCCCTTCATGCTTGACGTCGGAATTTCCTCGACCGTCGAAATTGCCAGGTCCTGGGGTCTCGTCCCCTCGTTTGAAAAACGGCGCAACGCGAAAGTCTCTGCTGCTCAACCGGAAAGCGCGGCAGATCCATACGGCACAGGTAGCGATCGTGGCGGCATCCAAAAAATCATTGAAGACGCCCTTCGGTCCGCCGGACTGCTGCGATAG
- a CDS encoding adenine deaminase, with the protein MIDQLASSIIEQIRSCARNFPRPEHRFTHRRVVFTVRRFQLLTGISFMATSRTALPDDLLINASDEVLTRQDLVLTALGRRPADRLLRVGRLLDVHSRTWLDDQEIVIKGRRIAYVGPAGSYAGEVNERFSEPDLAAVPGFGEAHKHIESSHLTPEWEAALVMPHGVTWTCEASHEFSNVNGARNLEFWLEARRRGSPMKIFPLPGSAVPPTAYEWGGGWFGYDEQKAFLSESLMVAGLDEVMDWPSISDPGNPSYDRLWGMIGATFEQRGVVEGHGAGLRDMASINAFAAAGLASDHEGWFLDEIWQKLLHGLFIELRPHSLPEVIRGLIDKGLTDWSQIALVTDDRSASDTLKIGATDHNVRLAIENGLAPEIAIQCVTLNPARHMRLTPWVGSIAPGRFADFVLLSDIASLSIERVWADGRPVSEGATFIGVRPEIDWPQWATRTVKIDRTVTSDDFRIEAPPNRATVNAALLRPFHWHDDFITMELPVEEGAVQRDAARNVTKFAIVDRFSGEAKVSRMFWLGTGPRTPETALASTLGHDKHNIWTVGSSDEAMAISVNALNEQQGGWVLVSGGKILARVRYEIGGLMTARSAEVLDAEMQALYAAGAGIDWMYEPTFSPRWWPGFPERLSFATLTCSPWRWVLVAPSELAPEGFVNVLTGKTHPIVW; encoded by the coding sequence TTGATCGATCAGCTCGCAAGCTCAATAATTGAGCAAATACGCTCTTGTGCGAGGAATTTTCCAAGACCGGAGCATCGCTTTACACATCGGCGTGTGGTCTTTACGGTCCGGCGGTTCCAGCTTCTCACGGGCATTTCATTCATGGCCACTTCGCGCACTGCTCTTCCCGACGATCTGCTGATCAACGCGTCCGACGAGGTTCTGACGCGCCAGGATCTCGTGCTGACGGCGCTCGGACGCCGGCCCGCCGACAGGCTGTTGCGGGTCGGCAGGTTGCTCGATGTCCATTCGAGGACATGGCTCGACGATCAGGAGATCGTCATCAAGGGCCGCCGCATCGCCTATGTCGGCCCCGCCGGCAGTTACGCAGGCGAGGTGAACGAGCGGTTCTCCGAGCCGGATCTTGCGGCCGTGCCGGGCTTCGGCGAGGCGCACAAACATATCGAAAGCTCCCATCTGACGCCGGAATGGGAGGCGGCTTTGGTGATGCCGCATGGCGTGACCTGGACATGCGAGGCGAGCCACGAATTTTCCAACGTCAACGGCGCCCGCAATCTGGAATTCTGGCTGGAAGCGCGCCGGCGCGGATCGCCGATGAAAATCTTTCCCCTGCCTGGCTCAGCCGTCCCGCCGACCGCCTATGAATGGGGTGGCGGCTGGTTCGGCTATGACGAGCAGAAGGCCTTCCTTTCCGAAAGCCTGATGGTCGCCGGGCTCGACGAGGTCATGGACTGGCCGTCCATTTCAGATCCCGGCAATCCTTCCTACGATCGGCTGTGGGGCATGATCGGCGCGACCTTCGAGCAGCGCGGCGTGGTCGAAGGCCACGGTGCTGGACTGCGCGACATGGCCTCGATCAATGCCTTTGCCGCGGCAGGTCTCGCCTCCGATCACGAAGGCTGGTTTCTCGATGAGATCTGGCAGAAACTCCTCCACGGTCTTTTCATCGAGCTCAGGCCGCATTCCCTGCCGGAGGTCATCCGCGGACTGATCGACAAGGGGCTGACGGATTGGTCGCAGATCGCGCTGGTCACCGACGACCGCAGCGCCTCGGACACGCTGAAAATCGGTGCGACCGACCACAATGTCCGCCTCGCCATTGAAAACGGCCTTGCGCCGGAGATCGCCATCCAGTGCGTCACCCTCAATCCGGCACGCCATATGCGGCTGACGCCTTGGGTCGGATCGATCGCGCCGGGCCGCTTCGCCGATTTCGTTCTTCTCAGCGACATCGCCAGCCTGTCGATCGAAAGAGTGTGGGCGGACGGGCGTCCCGTGTCCGAGGGTGCGACATTCATTGGCGTGCGCCCTGAAATCGATTGGCCGCAATGGGCGACGCGGACCGTGAAAATAGACCGGACGGTGACATCCGACGATTTCCGCATCGAGGCGCCGCCGAACCGGGCCACGGTCAATGCTGCACTTTTGCGGCCGTTTCACTGGCACGACGATTTCATCACCATGGAATTGCCGGTGGAAGAGGGCGCCGTGCAGCGGGATGCCGCGCGTAATGTCACCAAATTCGCAATTGTCGACCGGTTTTCCGGGGAGGCGAAGGTCTCCAGGATGTTCTGGCTGGGCACCGGACCGCGCACGCCGGAGACGGCACTCGCCTCCACGCTGGGGCACGACAAGCACAATATCTGGACGGTCGGCTCATCCGACGAGGCGATGGCGATATCAGTCAATGCCCTGAACGAGCAGCAGGGCGGCTGGGTGCTGGTATCCGGCGGCAAGATTCTCGCCCGCGTCCGCTACGAGATCGGCGGCTTGATGACGGCGCGTTCGGCCGAAGTGCTCGATGCGGAGATGCAGGCTCTTTATGCCGCTGGCGCCGGGATCGACTGGATGTACGAGCCGACCTTTTCGCCTCGATGGTGGCCGGGATTTCCCGAACGCCTGTCGTTTGCGACGTTGACCTGCTCGCCCTGGCGCTGGGTCCTGGTCGCGCCGTCGGAACTGGCGCCGGAGGGGTTCGTGAACGTGCTCACCGGCAAGACCCATCCGATTGTCTGGTGA
- a CDS encoding ABC transporter substrate-binding protein, which translates to MKARRFARILSLALLAAVGSTAAAHAQSKTLTISWWGYNGEKMNANIITPFKKICGCEIVFETGNNADRLNKLKLRDGKGVDVIYLTDSFSQLGIEQGLFQEIDASKIPNLADIYELGKAPQGKYGPAYTIGRVGIVYDSAKVNPPITAWGDLWRDDLKSSVSLPGITTTAGPLVVLEAGKHGGADAYEDTDKAFSEIEALKPNVVKNYNTGSELVNLISTGEVRVALAQDFTLASMQAAVPTMTWAKLTDGDIATLNTVNIPKGAENVELAHQFINFILSKDVQQAEAEQGVDAPISTKVSLTPDQAKIWTYGPDMVASLTRIDYAKMNAAKADWIDRWNEVFGQ; encoded by the coding sequence ATGAAGGCCAGACGTTTTGCCCGAATCCTGTCTCTGGCGCTGCTTGCCGCCGTCGGCAGCACCGCAGCGGCACATGCGCAATCGAAGACGCTGACCATCTCTTGGTGGGGCTATAATGGCGAGAAGATGAATGCGAACATCATCACGCCGTTCAAGAAGATCTGCGGCTGCGAGATCGTGTTCGAAACCGGCAACAATGCCGACCGGCTCAACAAGCTGAAATTGCGCGATGGCAAGGGCGTCGATGTCATCTATCTCACAGACAGCTTCTCGCAGCTCGGCATCGAGCAGGGGCTGTTCCAGGAGATCGATGCGTCGAAGATTCCCAACCTCGCGGATATCTACGAACTGGGCAAGGCGCCTCAGGGCAAATACGGCCCTGCCTATACGATAGGGCGCGTCGGCATCGTCTATGATTCCGCCAAGGTCAACCCGCCGATCACCGCCTGGGGCGACCTGTGGCGCGACGATCTGAAAAGCTCCGTCTCCTTGCCCGGAATCACCACTACGGCCGGCCCGCTGGTCGTTCTGGAAGCCGGCAAGCATGGTGGCGCAGATGCCTATGAAGACACCGACAAGGCCTTCTCGGAAATCGAGGCGTTGAAGCCCAACGTCGTCAAGAACTACAACACCGGCTCGGAGTTGGTGAACCTGATATCAACAGGCGAAGTGCGCGTTGCGCTGGCCCAGGACTTTACCCTGGCGTCGATGCAGGCGGCCGTTCCGACGATGACATGGGCCAAGCTTACGGACGGCGACATCGCGACGCTGAACACCGTGAACATCCCGAAGGGTGCGGAAAATGTCGAACTCGCGCATCAGTTCATCAACTTCATCCTGTCCAAGGACGTCCAGCAGGCCGAAGCGGAACAAGGCGTCGATGCGCCGATCTCGACAAAGGTCAGCCTGACGCCGGACCAGGCGAAGATCTGGACCTATGGCCCGGATATGGTCGCCAGCCTCACCCGCATCGACTATGCCAAGATGAATGCTGCCAAGGCCGACTGGATCGACCGCTGGAACGAAGTCTTCGGTCAGTAA